The segment TTTGACAAGAAAACCTTAtcatttcatgtatttatttaacagcaCGATGTACAATTTCAATGTATAGTTTTTAGGCGAtacatttaacaaacaaaataataaaggcactgaaaaatattttcaacccctaaaagaaaaagaaaaaccctTTAGTAAAATGAATAATACTTAGCCTTATAAGTGCTCTGTATCATAGCCTTATCCCAATGTCCACACTAGTAACATCATAGTGATGTTTAATCAATTAGGCCTAATGACAAGTGTACTTGTTAACTTCACTTTCTGTGTTAGTGTATTTATACAGATCTATATTTTTAATTGCATAATTTTAAAATGACCAGTTCAGTTAGGATGTATGCATAGCAATTTTACCTGGAGCTAGAATCATAGGGGTACTGTGAAGCCCTGGACCAAAAATTGGATACACCTTTTCATCCAAAGGTATATCCAACTCAAAACTAAAAGAGATCAAAAATGTTGCCGTCATTGCATCCCAAAAAGACACTTCATGTTTGTCCATGTTTAGCTTAATCCGAATTTTCTCTGGACGTGGGTTTACGGGTAGCTCTGGACGTTGTGGTGTTAATGCAGTGTATACCCCTTTGCTGAGCCCTATGGCCCACACACCCCGATTGGTTGACAATGTAAACTTTCTTTTACGTACTACTGATTCTTTGCACACTCCCACAATCCATTTGGGGTTATCTCCAACGGAGACCTCCCACTTGTGTTTCCCAGAGGTGTATCCTTCAGCTCCCAGTACAAATACACATGGGTCAAAGCGTTCTGGGTTGTCAGGGACAGTGAGTCGCTCTGGGTTTTCTTTCATACTGGTCAGATCTGAACTCAAGGCCAACCAGGGGGAAGCAGTGTTGGGATCTAGTACCACTGGGTCTGAATAcaagtataaaaaacaaaaaattacatattcAATGTCCAAAGAGATGATGCTTCCTTAAAATTGCTACTTACTATATTTAACACAatctttcattttcttccaGATAGTGAAGCTTAAAGCTCCAACATGTGTACTCATATTCAGAAGATCACTGTGACAAATCCTGGGGTCACTTTTTGTCCATTCAGCTCTGACAAAATtgataatataaaatacataataagaCTTTACACAATGTCACAGTGGAAGGCATACAATTAGGACTTACTGTCTTTTTATTTTCTGGAAATTCTGCAATGTTGtcacagacacaaaaaaatgtaaattaaactgGCCAACTGGATATATTAGCTTTCACtggatttattttgtcttaccATCAGAAGGGGCAGGTCTTCATTTCCTAGCTCTTTATTGAGAGTGTCCACGTGTtctttaagactttttaaatgttcttccGTTTTGGATATCTTTTCTTGTAAAGTTGTTATCTTTTCCTTCTCTTCACTGGCCAGGACTTCAAGTCGCTTACTTTCTTCAGCATAAAGAAATTTGTGGAGCTTTTCAAATTCTTCTTTGATCTGTttctctgcttcttctgcttgATGCTGCAgtatacaaatattaataaacaacaacaataacagcgATAATTGGGAATATTGGGAATACCTTCACATAATCCACTGCTTTGGTAAACCTATGCTTCATTCTTCTGTGTAAATCCACCTTCTTTTCGAATATGTCCAGCTTACAAAAAAGCTCTCTCTAAACcggtaaaaacaaatatattaatcATAGGAGGAATAAAACAGACAGGCCTAATACAGATATGCATACCTTACAGAGGGGGACTCCATCCTTGATGCTGAGCAGACGGTGCGTGCTGTGAAGAATGGCACAGTCCACGCACACTGGCTCCTCGTCCTTCTCGCAGTACAGCTCGAGGGGCTTCTGGTGCAGGTTACACACAAACTCGCTCGGTTGCGGGGGGTTTCTCCAGTTGGACTGCCTCACAAAAGTTTCACAAGCATTTTTCAGATCACGATTTGTAATAGCTTGGTCCTCGGTAAAATGGTTTCTACAGGTCGGACACTTTTTGTTGAACTTCCAGCTCCTCTGTACACATTCCCGACAGAAGGAGTGGGTGCATGGCAGGAGCACAGGGTCACTGAAGATGTTCTGACACACGGGACACGTCAGGTCCTGTCGCAGAACCTTCGAGGCCTCGTCTTCCATGGATTCATCCATGCTGTCCTCAGATAATGGAGGTTAACACTTACTTTCGTTTTCAAAACAGCCCAGAAGAATAACAGTAACCTAGGAATATATCAAATATACGGCACGACATTACACAGTAAAGGATAGAAATATATTAAAGCATCGAATTAAGCATATAAAAAGGAAACAAATCAAGTAAAAAGTAGCTTACCGCCAACAGCGCAAAATAACACCCTGGACAGACAAGTCTTTGCTGTTATTTCCGTGTATGACAGTGTCCAAAAGCAACACTGCCCCCTGGCGACCACAGCAATGCACTACATGCATTTGTTTAAACGTGAACGCTGcctagtttttttgttttgtgtaatgttGTCAAAATACTGCAAACTGATAGTGGATAAACTTTATTATGACATAAAGTCAAACATTACAATAACAACATCTGTTTACATACTATTATGCTTACATTATGTCAACTTATCGATAAAGTTTCTCAGTATAAGCTATGCAACATACCCCACAAAAGGACATCCTCATGCATACTAAGAGCTTGACACAAAGGACATCAAATTCAAAACCAtttctttctgtgtttatttttcaacatTAATGTCAGGAGGTGTGTATTTTAACTTTTCCAGGAACAATAGTCATGGGTGTATTTTGGAGGCCTGGACCAAAAAGTGGATACATCTTTTCGCCCTTTtccaatttaaatgtaaaagagaCCAGGTGTTTCTCTGCTAATCCATCATAAAAAGACACCTCTCCCTTGTCCATGTTTAGCCTGACACAGATCTTCTCTGGACATGAGTTGACTGGCAGCTGTGTACGTTCTTGTGTTAAAGCAGTGTACATCCCTTTGCTGAGTCTGATTGCCCACACTCCACCTGTGGTTGAAACTCTAAACATCTTTTTCCTAACCACTGATTCTTTGCACACTCCCAGAATCCATTTAGGGTTATCTCCAACAGAGACCTCCCACTTGTGTTTCCCAGAGGTGTATCCTTCAGCACCCAGTACAAATACACACGGGTCAAAGCGATCTGGGTTGTCAGGGACAGGCAGTGGCTCCAGGCTTTCTTTCATACTGATCATGTCTGGACTCAAGGCCAACCATGGGGAAGCAGTGTTGGGATCAAGCACCACCGGATCTATACAAGAAAGAATGAACCTATAAAATacatatagtagtagtatagttgtAGTATATTAGGGTGGGCAGTAAGCAGAGATGGGTTCCAAGTTTCAAAATGGACTGATTGGTTGTGATGtggcaataaaatgtttttagcaAGAGAGAGGGTCATATATGAGTGACCAAATGCTTAAGGAATGGAGAGCAAGTGTAGTACAGATAAACTGTCTGTGGTgacattaaaatgtacttacaatAGTGGACACAGTCTTTCATGCTCTTCCAGATGTTGAAGCTTAAGGAACCAACATGTTTACTCATGACTAGGAGgcaatccttttcaacctttgACACACGCTGTGCCCAATATGTTCTATGAAACATAAATACAGTGGTAAAAAGAGCAACCAATGATAATTTTAAGAGTCTGTTTTAGCAGTACTTACTTTATTTTAACGTTCTGAAAATTCTGCAAAAACAACAGTGGGTCAATTCATAACATTTGAATAAACACACTTATAACATTTAACTTCTATGATCtgtaattaatttatattaattATTCTTGTCTTACCATTAGAAGTGGAAGGTCCTCATTATCCAGCTCATTTTTCAGAGTGTCCAAATGATCTTTAAGACTTTTTAGATGCTCCTctgtttcaaatattttttcctGTACATTTGAgatcttttctttcacctcagTGGCCAGGGTTTTGAGTCGCATGTTTTCTTCAGCCTGAAGAAAGTTGTGGAGCCTCTCAAATTCTTCCTTAATCTGATTCTCTGCTGCCCCTGCTTGTTTCTGCGTTGAACAAAAATGTTGAGAAAATGTAACAAATATGCACCAAACTGTGCAAAGATGGTTATTGTACAAGACTTACTTTAATATATTCAACTGTTTTGAAAAGTGTCTGTCTCATTTTCCCATACAAATCAATCTTCTTTTCAAAGTACTCAACTTTGCCATTCAACTCACTCTGCAAAATAAAGCATtcacacaattattattattaatctcaTGTATCAGACATCAGAAGCGTTCCTTGCTATAGTTACAGGGGAGTTTAACAGTAGCACATGTGGTTAGAGGGACAATGATGTGATGTTGTGGTTAGAGGGACAATGATGTGATGTACCTTACAGAGGGGGACTCCATCCTTGATGCTGAGTAAGCGGTGCGTGCTGTGAAGAGTGGCGCAGTCCACGCACACTAGCCTCTCATCTAACTCACAGTACAGCTCCAGAGGTTTGAGATGGAGGGTGCAACTAAACTCACTGGGTTTGGGGGGGCTTGTCCAGTTGGTCTGCTTCACAAACGTGTCACAGGCGTTTTTCAGATCACGGTTTGCGATAGCCTGGTCTTCTGTAAACAGCTCCCGACAGAATGGGCACTTTTTGTTGAACAGCCAGCTCCTCTGTAGACATTCCCGACAGAAGGAGTGTGTGCAGGGCAGGAGCACAGGGTCACTGAAGATGTTCTGACACACGGGACAGGTCAGGTCCCGTCGCAGGGCTCCTGACGCCTCGTTTTCCATATCCACGTCCATGATGTTTGTAATAGTCTAGAAGTAATAACAGCTTTACTTAGGCtatcttttcattttcaaaactacACAAGCTGAAAAAACATTGAGCCAATAGGCCTACTATGTAACTTCAATATCTTGGTGCTAAAAATATAGCCCAAAATCAGGACTGGACgtcaaaaacagcaaaacacagAACTCGTAGTTCTACTTTCGTTTTAGACTTTATTTCCGCGTATGCGCGATAGAAAAATAGTGACACTGCCATCTAGCGGCGATTTTTAGGTGACGTAGTCCGAACTTAGCACCTTTTATTTCtcttctgattattattatgattattattgctagttgatattttttttaatagggCTACAGAACCTGGGATGCTAACTGCTGTACAATAGGGCTACAGAAGACGCTATGTTTTcatctcatcatcatcatcatcatatttatatttacatttgaatgttaTGTTAATGTTATAGTTGATATAGAAATGAGGAAGGCACTACAAACTACTGAGGCAGGTCTTCACTCTTTCTATCAGATGAGTTTAACCACCTCCCTCCTGCATAAATATAGTTCAAACACATCTCAGGAACTCATAATGCATAATGTATGCCTAAATATACTTTAAACACATCTTAGCAACTTATATTAGATAATTACATcattacataacatttaatactaatactttttttttttcagtggcaAATAAATGTACAACTCTATGCTAAAAGAACACAGGTGTGAATAACAGGAACTGTACTGCAGCTGTAACTTTTGCATGTGAGTAGGCTTTTTAAAAAGGTGTgaaaaaaaattctgaaaagCGGTATGTACGGGAAGTGCAACAGTGATTTTAGTACAACAGAAACGGTTAATACTTTGCCcacttttcaatgtaaaatccGTTCAATAAAATGTAATCTGATGCCCCAATATTAGAGTGAAGGGCAGAAAATGGAGAGTATGCATAAGTAACTAATTTTACTACTTTAAATgcttttactcaaatatttttttatgtgtttcaaTAGCATAGATTTTGACAGAAAGACAAATATTAAAGGTATGCCTTCATAGCCTTCGTCTGTACCACTACACCTtatattatatgtatatatgtattttttcatctGACTCTAGTAACACTGGCTGTGCCTGTGAACATAGACACTGAACTACAGCAGTCTTAGCATAATTCAGTGTCAAACGTAATGTTAACAATAACATTTGATGATTTCATTGACTATTGTTTTAccaatgtgttaaaatgtaaaaatgtaacaaacatataaaaagGAGTAACAAATGTTAAAGAcaacccccacccccaccctctCGGTTTCAAGTCTGCCGTACAATTCATCTCTCAGACGTCTTTTGAAGCTCCTCATTAACAGATCTCTTACTGAATAATGGAGGCAGACTGGTATgttagtcatattttttatagcagatatgtaacacatttattatgttatgctATGTTTgcatttgcattattattacattgcatGTGGGTATTTTAACAGGAATATCTCTTTACCATTTACACAACATTAAAATTGTGTCTGATAGCGGAGCACTTTGAGTAGGTTTAGTCTAGTTCACTGGTTTATTtatcagggacaatgcacataaaaacattgaCCTATACAAAGAGGTAATATATTTGTGCCAGGTTAtaacaaaattgcaaatttCTACCTTCAGCCCATAAACAGGTTGGTTATACATGCCAATCAAAGACAATTTATATTAATGCAATCATTCATCCAGTCTGTCAATAAGTAAAATTAGCCCCATTCAGTCTCAGTGACCACAACTAtactatttacatatatacgCTTCATGTTGCTGGTATGCATTTTGTTGTGTGGGACCTATTGCCAAATGTGACCACATGCAGACTGTGATGTGGTATTATCATACCATTATATCCTTCATGCTTTACTGTTAAAGTATAACATGTCTGTCACAGTATGCTTCCTCTTGCATATTTCAATTCTGCTTGCTGCAAATTCCTATGTCCTGTAGAGAAACATGGAACTGAGATTTAATCTGCAGTGTTATTGCCATAGTAGccaaattaaatatgaaaccGTTTAAGAGAGATATTACATCCATTCAGAATTTTGTGT is part of the Periophthalmus magnuspinnatus isolate fPerMag1 chromosome 16, fPerMag1.2.pri, whole genome shotgun sequence genome and harbors:
- the LOC117383606 gene encoding nuclear factor 7, brain-like; the protein is MDESMEDEASKVLRQDLTCPVCQNIFSDPVLLPCTHSFCRECVQRSWKFNKKCPTCRNHFTEDQAITNRDLKNACETFVRQSNWRNPPQPSEFVCNLHQKPLELYCEKDEEPVCVDCAILHSTHRLLSIKDGVPLCKRELFCKLDIFEKKVDLHRRMKHRFTKAVDYVKHQAEEAEKQIKEEFEKLHKFLYAEESKRLEVLASEEKEKITTLQEKISKTEEHLKSLKEHVDTLNKELGNEDLPLLMNFQKIKRQAEWTKSDPRICHSDLLNMSTHVGALSFTIWKKMKDCVKYNPVVLDPNTASPWLALSSDLTSMKENPERLTVPDNPERFDPCVFVLGAEGYTSGKHKWEVSVGDNPKWIVGVCKESVVRKRKFTLSTNRGVWAIGLSKGVYTALTPQRPELPVNPRPEKIRIKLNMDKHEVSFWDAMTATFLISFSFELDIPLDEKVYPIFGPGLHSTPMILAPGKIAMHTS
- the LOC117383607 gene encoding nuclear factor 7, brain-like, which translates into the protein MDVDMENEASGALRRDLTCPVCQNIFSDPVLLPCTHSFCRECLQRSWLFNKKCPFCRELFTEDQAIANRDLKNACDTFVKQTNWTSPPKPSEFSCTLHLKPLELYCELDERLVCVDCATLHSTHRLLSIKDGVPLCKSELNGKVEYFEKKIDLYGKMRQTLFKTVEYIKKQAGAAENQIKEEFERLHNFLQAEENMRLKTLATEVKEKISNVQEKIFETEEHLKSLKDHLDTLKNELDNEDLPLLMNFQNVKIKTYWAQRVSKVEKDCLLVMSKHVGSLSFNIWKSMKDCVHYYPVVLDPNTASPWLALSPDMISMKESLEPLPVPDNPDRFDPCVFVLGAEGYTSGKHKWEVSVGDNPKWILGVCKESVVRKKMFRVSTTGGVWAIRLSKGMYTALTQERTQLPVNSCPEKICVRLNMDKGEVSFYDGLAEKHLVSFTFKLEKGEKMYPLFGPGLQNTPMTIVPGKVKIHTS